In Deinococcus ficus, a single genomic region encodes these proteins:
- a CDS encoding RrF2 family transcriptional regulator — protein MTALPAAGSSILPHDPWRSLLKREESYAIHALLNIAQHPGTNAATIAEQLQISYTFLTKVLRRLTEMNYVASAKGRGGGVTLKVDPAQISLLDIIEAISGPVILDPCQTKPRCATQQRTGKCNLKRAWLSASLGIREILGGITLAQLCDPEYR, from the coding sequence ATGACCGCGCTCCCCGCTGCCGGCTCTTCCATCCTCCCGCACGATCCCTGGCGCAGCCTCCTCAAGCGCGAAGAAAGCTACGCCATCCACGCCCTACTGAACATCGCGCAGCATCCCGGAACCAACGCCGCCACCATCGCAGAGCAACTCCAGATCTCCTACACCTTCCTGACCAAAGTCCTGCGCCGCCTCACAGAGATGAACTACGTCGCCAGCGCCAAGGGCCGCGGAGGCGGCGTCACCCTCAAGGTGGACCCGGCGCAGATCTCACTCCTGGACATCATCGAGGCCATCAGCGGACCGGTCATCCTCGATCCCTGCCAAACCAAGCCTCGCTGCGCCACCCAGCAGCGCACCGGAAAATGCAACCTCAAACGGGCCTGGCTCAGCGCCTCGTTGGGCATCCGCGAGATCCTCGGGGGCATCACCCTCGCCCAGCTGTGCGATCCCGAATACCGCTGA
- a CDS encoding thiol-activated cytolysin family protein, with protein sequence MNARRALSAALLSTTALAQGPVILPVNPVRPGPVIPVIPTNPGVTPPVRTDLLIPVDLVAYFRNLQRSSPLTKPTGLNTSAPGPAATTAVPGSGGAPLACTTRKVNMQSAPERFAASGYDQDKLWLGSLLQAQSLKDGIGGLRAAYVPEDKRLPLKITSAAPVAIASQTIQPNQSAYNVALAKIRQGMQGTALGSTVSYRITEEKSFESSALKLGLNAHYLTARVSGEFQSSTTTSRNRVTAVFMQEAFTENVALNSVPAAGLFHDLSVEGAAEFEKTRQWGPGNPPVLVNSITYGRLLFVSMESNYSAAEMQIALKAAYEGAVAGGDASLNVQTSKVLADSTFDVYAVGGDEEAVTSLIRTQQLASYFEKTTNPTTFQPISFTVINLADGTKAADLRAGEYAETTCNLASMKLYLKVQVYAQDTDDNSYDDVYGTMHVNGTQLWRRGTEDPYELYRGTTVYLYPEDTRYIYNRGTTPFTLDADMTTDQYAKFEASFTDFDKWPNGDDFLGSVNENINVSAVARYFRDNPGAGSYAYRDLPLRAKDNTYQIKITFYRNW encoded by the coding sequence ATGAACGCACGCCGCGCCCTGAGTGCCGCCCTGCTGTCCACCACCGCCCTCGCCCAGGGGCCCGTGATCCTGCCCGTCAACCCGGTCCGGCCCGGCCCCGTCATCCCGGTCATTCCCACCAACCCGGGCGTCACGCCGCCCGTGCGCACCGACCTGCTCATCCCCGTGGACCTCGTCGCGTACTTCCGCAACCTGCAGCGCAGCAGCCCCCTCACCAAGCCCACCGGCCTGAACACCAGTGCCCCCGGTCCCGCCGCCACCACGGCCGTGCCCGGATCCGGTGGCGCCCCGCTCGCCTGCACCACCCGGAAGGTCAACATGCAGTCCGCCCCGGAACGTTTCGCCGCCTCGGGATACGACCAGGACAAGCTCTGGCTCGGATCCCTGCTGCAGGCGCAGTCCCTCAAGGACGGCATCGGGGGCCTGCGCGCCGCGTACGTCCCCGAGGACAAACGCCTGCCACTCAAGATCACGTCCGCCGCGCCGGTCGCCATCGCCTCACAGACCATCCAGCCCAATCAGTCGGCGTACAACGTCGCCCTCGCGAAAATCCGCCAGGGCATGCAGGGCACCGCCCTGGGCTCCACCGTGTCGTACAGGATCACCGAGGAGAAATCCTTCGAGAGCAGCGCCCTGAAACTCGGCCTGAACGCCCACTACCTCACCGCCCGGGTGTCCGGCGAGTTCCAGTCGAGCACCACAACCTCCAGGAACCGCGTGACGGCCGTGTTCATGCAGGAAGCCTTCACGGAGAACGTCGCGCTCAATAGCGTCCCTGCCGCCGGCCTCTTCCACGACCTGAGCGTCGAAGGGGCCGCGGAGTTTGAGAAGACCCGGCAGTGGGGCCCGGGGAACCCGCCCGTGCTGGTCAACTCCATCACGTACGGCCGCCTGCTGTTCGTAAGCATGGAAAGCAACTACTCCGCCGCCGAGATGCAGATCGCCCTGAAAGCCGCCTACGAGGGCGCAGTGGCCGGTGGCGACGCCAGCCTGAACGTGCAGACCAGCAAGGTCCTCGCCGACTCGACCTTCGATGTGTACGCCGTCGGCGGGGACGAGGAGGCCGTGACCTCCCTGATCCGCACGCAGCAGCTCGCCAGCTACTTCGAGAAGACCACCAACCCCACCACCTTCCAGCCGATCAGCTTCACCGTGATCAACCTCGCCGACGGCACCAAGGCCGCCGATCTGCGGGCCGGCGAGTACGCCGAAACCACCTGCAACCTCGCGAGCATGAAGCTCTACCTGAAGGTGCAGGTCTACGCGCAGGACACGGACGACAACAGTTACGACGACGTGTACGGCACCATGCACGTCAACGGCACGCAGCTCTGGCGGCGCGGCACCGAGGACCCCTACGAGTTGTACCGCGGCACCACCGTGTACCTGTACCCGGAAGACACCCGGTACATCTACAACCGCGGCACCACCCCCTTCACGCTGGACGCCGACATGACCACCGACCAGTACGCGAAGTTCGAGGCGTCCTTCACGGACTTCGACAAGTGGCCTAACGGCGACGACTTCCTCGGCAGCGTGAACGAGAACATCAACGTCTCCGCTGTCGCAAGGTACTTCCGGGACAACCCAGGTGCGGGCTCGTACGCCTACCGGGACCTGCCCCTGCGCGCGAAAGACAACACCTACCAGATCAAGATCACCTTCTACCGCAACTGGTGA
- a CDS encoding ATP-binding protein: MSLKWAMQLCLTRAPRPGEPTAPLLLGVIALQGPVARAALADLLWPDSPHARSNLRVELHRLKRGPFAGFVDADAERLALGSAVQVDVQEARERALAGAFAAAVDLVGPLLLPWVTASAPSEEWLGRERARWEAEYLRWLDAALRDAERQGEHAQVRALAEAWLGVDPLSETAYARALRACVLQGDAGAARRVYGECERMTRAEFGREPLPATRAWLSQLAEGSSLPAAASLPRLPLVGREKLFRDVLQPGAWLLLGEPGVGKTRLAVEVARQLGPSLMLSGAVAGAPLSALLFTLEEVGEVPYGAAARRALAQVRREWEAPEFTPSRQEALHAGLAQALMEALAERRVLIVDDLHDLDAATLEVLGRVLHLNAQRSPAQQVKVVATARALELQRGRPGAWVAEQEARGALRRAEVPPLGEIDMLSLVHFLSRQAQGGAQFAARLHECSGGNPLFFQEILRALLASGEVYPTDGQTWLARLDEDGGYRHLAIPRSVSEAVLARAALLPGPARLCLNVLCLQTRPLGAAALAGASHLSEWEVLQQAALLKTSGFAHEVAGGFVLRHDLQRQALRGALSGQEAQVLHAELAGALHATGAPLQDVALCYEAGGCARQAALAWVKVGEAARSALAPAEARSAFERALNLGLDDAQAWTVLTALFDLQMLSGAAEEARAVLPRLRARVGADRQRQAELNLREAQLHLMDAAYADTLALTEGVLAVEDLLPAVRARALHLRGMARVKVGQFDAARADLLAARDVDPFDHTRRAFEASLTLVSLAIARGAHAEGLEETSYLRRVATVLGDPERLLQTEHACGTLAAVMGDETRARTHLEAAAQLAEQHGLDALGAPARANLAGLMLAASGYTRALALYGAALPHLPPQAQPAAQANIGTALILAGDLGGGLQRLAEAAATARDRGEVAVAARRQLRLTEARLRCGAVPTTEELGQLREEITALGLDDLRHQLACVQVEAGLLRCGAPPEPLLDALTPNEDERERHAWVVGLGRLLAGDHAGVRALLCEPLPSTRLAALLTAATPGITPGPRVTGEQEVPALDALLLAHVRAAQGDEAAARDRDARLARLTASWPAHGGALERLLGRITPALA, encoded by the coding sequence ATGTCATTAAAGTGGGCTATGCAGCTGTGCCTGACCCGCGCGCCCCGCCCGGGGGAGCCGACCGCTCCCCTGCTGCTGGGGGTCATCGCCCTGCAGGGCCCGGTCGCCCGGGCGGCCCTGGCGGACCTGCTGTGGCCGGACTCGCCGCACGCCCGGTCGAACCTGCGGGTGGAACTGCACCGCCTCAAGCGCGGGCCGTTCGCGGGGTTCGTGGACGCGGACGCGGAGCGCCTGGCGCTGGGGAGTGCCGTACAGGTGGACGTGCAGGAGGCCCGGGAGCGGGCGCTCGCGGGGGCGTTCGCGGCCGCGGTGGACCTGGTGGGGCCGCTGCTGCTGCCGTGGGTGACGGCGAGTGCGCCTTCCGAGGAGTGGCTGGGGCGGGAGCGGGCCCGCTGGGAGGCGGAGTACCTGCGCTGGCTGGACGCGGCGCTCCGGGACGCGGAGCGGCAGGGGGAGCACGCTCAGGTGCGGGCGCTCGCGGAGGCCTGGTTGGGCGTCGATCCCCTGTCGGAGACGGCGTACGCCCGGGCGCTGCGGGCGTGCGTCCTGCAGGGGGACGCCGGCGCGGCGCGGCGCGTGTACGGCGAGTGTGAGCGCATGACGCGCGCGGAGTTCGGGCGGGAGCCGTTGCCGGCCACCCGCGCGTGGCTGTCGCAACTGGCGGAGGGCAGCAGCCTGCCGGCCGCGGCGTCCCTGCCGCGCCTGCCGCTGGTCGGGCGGGAGAAGCTTTTCCGTGACGTCCTGCAGCCGGGCGCGTGGCTGCTGCTGGGGGAACCGGGGGTGGGCAAGACGCGCCTGGCGGTGGAGGTCGCCCGGCAGCTGGGGCCTTCGCTGATGCTGTCCGGCGCGGTGGCGGGCGCGCCGCTCTCGGCGCTGCTGTTCACGCTGGAGGAGGTGGGCGAGGTGCCATACGGCGCGGCGGCCCGGCGCGCGCTGGCGCAGGTGCGCCGGGAGTGGGAGGCGCCGGAGTTCACGCCGTCCCGCCAGGAGGCGCTGCACGCCGGGCTCGCGCAGGCGTTGATGGAGGCCCTCGCGGAGCGGCGCGTCCTGATCGTGGATGACCTGCACGACCTGGACGCCGCGACCCTGGAGGTGCTGGGCCGGGTCTTGCATCTCAACGCGCAGCGCTCGCCGGCGCAGCAGGTCAAGGTGGTCGCCACGGCCCGCGCGCTGGAACTGCAGCGCGGCCGTCCCGGGGCGTGGGTGGCGGAGCAGGAGGCGCGCGGGGCGCTGCGCCGGGCGGAGGTGCCGCCCCTGGGGGAGATTGACATGCTCAGCCTGGTGCACTTCCTGAGCCGACAGGCGCAGGGGGGCGCGCAGTTCGCCGCGCGGCTGCACGAGTGCTCGGGCGGGAACCCGCTGTTCTTTCAGGAGATCCTGCGGGCTCTGCTCGCGAGCGGGGAGGTGTACCCCACGGACGGGCAGACGTGGCTGGCGCGGCTCGACGAGGACGGCGGGTACCGGCACCTCGCGATTCCCCGCAGCGTGTCCGAGGCGGTGCTGGCCCGCGCGGCCCTGCTGCCGGGCCCGGCGCGGCTGTGTCTGAACGTCCTGTGCCTGCAGACCCGGCCCCTCGGCGCGGCCGCGCTGGCCGGCGCGAGTCACCTCAGCGAGTGGGAGGTGCTGCAGCAGGCGGCACTCCTGAAAACCAGCGGGTTCGCGCACGAGGTCGCCGGGGGGTTCGTGCTGCGCCACGACCTGCAGCGTCAGGCGCTGCGCGGCGCGCTGTCCGGGCAGGAAGCGCAGGTGCTGCACGCCGAACTTGCCGGGGCCTTGCACGCGACCGGCGCGCCGCTGCAGGACGTCGCCCTGTGTTACGAGGCCGGCGGGTGCGCGCGGCAGGCCGCGCTGGCGTGGGTGAAGGTCGGGGAGGCGGCCCGCAGCGCCCTGGCGCCGGCCGAGGCGAGGAGCGCCTTCGAGCGCGCCCTGAACCTCGGCCTGGATGACGCGCAGGCCTGGACGGTGCTGACGGCGCTGTTCGACCTGCAGATGCTGAGCGGCGCGGCCGAGGAGGCCCGCGCGGTCCTGCCTCGCCTGCGCGCCCGGGTGGGCGCCGACCGGCAGCGGCAGGCGGAACTGAACCTGCGTGAAGCGCAGCTGCACCTGATGGACGCCGCGTACGCGGACACCCTCGCCCTGACCGAAGGCGTGCTGGCCGTGGAGGACCTCCTGCCGGCGGTGCGGGCCCGGGCGCTGCACCTGCGCGGCATGGCGCGCGTGAAGGTTGGGCAGTTTGACGCGGCGCGCGCCGACCTGCTCGCCGCCCGGGACGTGGATCCCTTCGATCACACCCGCCGGGCGTTCGAGGCGTCCCTGACGCTGGTGAGTCTCGCCATCGCCCGCGGCGCGCACGCTGAGGGCCTGGAGGAAACGTCGTACCTGCGCCGCGTGGCGACCGTGCTCGGCGACCCGGAGCGGCTGCTGCAGACCGAGCACGCCTGCGGCACGCTGGCGGCGGTGATGGGGGACGAGACCCGCGCGCGCACGCACCTGGAGGCGGCCGCGCAGCTCGCCGAGCAGCACGGCCTGGACGCGCTGGGCGCCCCGGCCCGCGCGAACCTGGCGGGCCTGATGCTCGCCGCGAGCGGGTACACCCGCGCGCTCGCGCTGTACGGGGCGGCCCTGCCACACCTGCCGCCGCAGGCGCAGCCGGCCGCGCAGGCGAACATCGGCACGGCCCTGATCCTCGCCGGCGACCTGGGGGGCGGCCTGCAGCGCCTGGCGGAGGCCGCCGCGACAGCCCGGGACCGGGGCGAGGTGGCCGTCGCCGCCCGGCGGCAGCTGCGCCTCACCGAGGCCCGCCTGCGCTGCGGGGCTGTGCCCACCACGGAGGAACTCGGGCAGCTGCGGGAGGAGATCACCGCGCTCGGCCTGGACGATCTGCGTCACCAGCTCGCCTGCGTGCAGGTGGAGGCCGGGCTGCTGCGCTGCGGTGCACCGCCGGAGCCGCTGCTGGACGCGCTCACGCCCAACGAGGACGAACGCGAGCGGCACGCCTGGGTGGTGGGCCTGGGCCGGCTGCTCGCCGGGGATCACGCCGGCGTGCGGGCGCTGCTGTGCGAACCCCTGCCGAGCACGCGCCTGGCCGCGCTGCTCACGGCTGCCACGCCCGGGATCACGCCGGGACCGCGCGTGACCGGTGAACAGGAGGTCCCGGCCCTCGACGCCCTGCTGCTCGCCCACGTCCGCGCCGCTCAGGGTGACGAGGCCGCGGCTCGGGACCGGGACGCGCGGCTCGCCCGTCTCACCGCGTCCTGGCCGGCGCACGGCGGCGCCCTCGAGCGGCTCCTGGGCCGGATCACCCCGGCCCTGGCCTGA
- a CDS encoding diguanylate cyclase domain-containing protein, translating to MTCLVDSLETPAAEPLPADLAAQIALADDLLVMHPTRAEQVARSAIALAETQEEGVQAGRAAVLLGGALFFQARYDEARDAFGQALGTARAHHDRVLEARALNGLGNVVSYQGDYAGALEHFMASSRVALDAGDELGRVRVLNNIAAVWSELGEHGSALQHHQEVVTVAGRVGDASLVSSARVNVMVDHHALGEYGRALDLAETLVPALEAAGLRQHLVVAQAYRADSLLRLGRAQDAQQVILAALPLAEAIGEQAHTCFLLGTLAMTHQHQGQPAVALPVLERALALAGEHRLAGQERDLLGRLSEVREALGDFQGALRDLRAHHALERQIHAEDVDRKTRFLTAQFQLDSLKREAELERQRARQLEEDHSALQEDHALLAHVAAHDALTGLANRAHFQAVAEQTLARAGEAGVGLLFLDLDGFKAVNDTLGHDAGDDLLRQVAGRLRSQVRRGDLVARPGGDEFTVLLPHLRTPGDARQVAQKLLGVLTEPFVVSGNTVTISASVGVAVSPQDGTELAVLQRRADEAMYRVKRSGRAGVQTSSA from the coding sequence ATGACCTGCCTCGTGGACAGCCTGGAGACGCCGGCTGCCGAACCGCTCCCGGCCGACCTCGCCGCGCAGATCGCGCTGGCGGACGATCTGCTGGTGATGCACCCCACCCGCGCCGAGCAGGTGGCCCGCAGCGCCATCGCGCTCGCCGAGACGCAGGAGGAGGGCGTTCAGGCTGGGCGGGCGGCCGTGCTGCTGGGCGGGGCGCTGTTCTTCCAGGCCCGCTACGACGAGGCCCGGGACGCGTTCGGGCAGGCGCTCGGCACTGCCCGCGCCCATCACGACCGGGTGCTGGAAGCGCGGGCGCTTAACGGCCTCGGGAACGTCGTCAGCTACCAGGGTGACTACGCCGGGGCGCTCGAGCACTTCATGGCCAGTTCCCGCGTGGCGCTCGACGCCGGGGACGAACTCGGCCGGGTGCGGGTGCTGAACAACATCGCGGCCGTCTGGTCGGAGCTCGGGGAGCACGGCAGCGCCCTGCAGCACCACCAGGAGGTCGTCACGGTGGCCGGCCGGGTCGGGGACGCCTCCCTGGTGAGCAGCGCGCGCGTGAACGTGATGGTCGACCATCACGCCCTCGGGGAGTACGGCCGGGCGCTGGACCTCGCCGAGACCCTGGTCCCGGCCCTGGAGGCGGCGGGCCTGCGCCAGCACCTGGTGGTCGCGCAGGCGTACCGGGCCGACAGCCTCCTGCGGCTGGGCCGCGCGCAGGACGCGCAGCAGGTCATCCTGGCTGCCCTGCCGCTCGCCGAGGCGATCGGGGAGCAGGCGCACACCTGCTTCCTGCTGGGCACCCTGGCGATGACGCACCAGCATCAGGGCCAGCCGGCGGTGGCGCTGCCGGTGCTCGAACGCGCCCTGGCGCTGGCCGGCGAGCACCGCCTGGCCGGTCAGGAACGCGACCTGCTGGGCCGGCTCAGCGAGGTGCGCGAAGCGCTCGGGGACTTCCAGGGCGCCCTGCGGGACCTGCGGGCGCATCACGCCCTGGAACGGCAGATTCACGCGGAGGACGTGGACCGCAAGACGCGCTTTCTCACCGCGCAGTTCCAGCTCGACTCGCTGAAACGCGAGGCGGAACTCGAGCGCCAGCGGGCCCGGCAGCTCGAGGAGGACCACTCGGCCCTGCAGGAGGACCACGCCCTGCTCGCGCACGTCGCCGCGCACGACGCCCTGACCGGACTGGCCAACCGCGCGCATTTCCAGGCCGTGGCCGAGCAGACCCTGGCCCGCGCCGGAGAGGCGGGCGTGGGCCTGCTGTTCCTGGATCTGGACGGCTTCAAGGCGGTGAACGACACCCTGGGTCACGACGCCGGCGACGACCTGCTGCGGCAGGTCGCCGGGCGGCTGCGGTCCCAGGTGAGGCGGGGGGACCTCGTCGCCCGCCCCGGCGGAGACGAGTTCACGGTTCTGCTTCCGCACCTGCGCACGCCGGGCGACGCGCGTCAGGTTGCCCAGAAGCTGCTGGGCGTCCTGACGGAGCCCTTCGTGGTGTCTGGGAACACCGTGACCATCAGCGCGTCCGTGGGCGTCGCCGTGTCCCCTCAGGACGGGACGGAACTCGCGGTCCTGCAGCGCCGCGCCGACGAGGCCATGTACCGCGTGAAACGCAGCGGCCGCGCCGGCGTGCAGACCAGTTCCGCCTGA